Within Sorangiineae bacterium MSr11367, the genomic segment GACCTCGATGACGATGGGCCTATCCTCGATGCATCGCGCACTCGATCCTGATTGGCGAATGCCGCAAACGGAGAGCCCGCCCCAATGAGCACACCGAGCATCGTCCTGGTCCATGGTGCATGGCACGGCACCTGGTGTTGGTCCAGCGTCCAGCCCGCCCTCGAAGAACGTGGATTTTCCGTCATCGCGGTGCAATTGCCGGGCGTGGGCGCCGCCCCACCCGGGGATCTCGAGTCGGATGCACGCGCCGTGCGGTTGGTGCTCGATGCGGTCGAGGGACCGGTGGTCGTATGCGCGCACTCCTATGGCGGGATCGTGATGACCGAGGCCACCGCGGGCGCGCCCAACGTTGTCGGTCTCATCTATTTGTGCGCATTCATGCTCGATGTCGGGCAATCTCTGCTATCCGCCGTCGGCACGCCGCCGCCGTGGTGGAGCATCCACGCCGAACAAAATGTCATACGGCTCCATGAGCCGGAGTGCGCTCTCTACAACGACTGTACCCCGGAGCAAACCATGGCCGCGATGCAACAAGTGCGGCCACAATCGTTGCCGACGTTTGCGCAGCCGTTGCGCAGCGCATCCTGGCATGACATTCCCAGCGCGTACGTCGTATGCGATCGAGACGAGGCCATTCCGCCTGAAATTCAGAAGGCCATGGCCACCCAGGCATCGCACGTCGAACACCTCGACACTGGGCACTCACCCTTTCTGTCGCGGCCGCGTGAGCTGTCGGACCTGATTGCCAAGTTGGCCGTGACGGTTCTCAACGGTGGTGGACCCGTCACCAATGCTCGCCCGCTGGCCGGATCTCGACGTTGAAGGACCACGAGCCGCGGGGTTGGTGCGCGACGTGCCAAACTTCCTCGGCAATGTCGTCCGGCTGAATGAAAAAGTCGTCGGGCGCGGTTGGATGGAGTTTCCGTGTCCATTCGAGGTCGATCACCGCGTCGATCACGACGTGCGCGACGTGCACGCCTTTGGGCCAGAGATCGCGCGCGATCGACTCGGCCAGGATTCGCTGCGCCGCTTTCGTCGGTGCGAAACCGGCATAGGTACTTTTTCCGCGCAGCGATGAAGTATTGCCCGTCACGACGATGGAGCCACCCCCGGCCTCGACCATCGCCGGCGCGGTTCGACGCGCCAAATGAAGTAGTGCCATGACGTTCGTCTGGAAGTTCCGATTCACCGCGGCGGGGTCGATCTCCATGAACGTCCCGAAGACGAAGCTGACGGCGTTATGCACCACCAGGTACGGGTGTCCCCACCTGCCCCGGATTCGCCCGAGCGTCGCGTCGAGCTGTGCCTCGTCCGTAACGTCCGTCACGAAGGCATGGGTGCCCGGAATCTCTTTCTCGAGCTGCAGGAGGCGCTCTTCCGTGCGCGATAGCATCGCGACCTCGTAGCCCCCTTTCGCCAATCTCCGCACGATGGATGCGCCCGTTCCGGGCCCCACCCCGGTCACCAGTGCGACTTTGCCGCCCATGTCGTTGCTCCTCTGGAGGTGCCCAGGCGCCTCTTTCTCGACGTGAATTTTACCGATCGTTGAGGATTGTACTCATCATCTTCCTGGATGTCGATCGAAATCCTCACGCCAGGTCATCCGCACGCCCAGCAAACAACCGCGGCTTGCCCCCTCGGGACGTGACAAGCCCGGATCCAGTCAGTATGATGATCGACATCCAGATGGGTCACTCGCAAGCCGAAAAGACGGAAAACCACAATCGTATCATTCGGATCGCCGCGGCCCGTTTTCGGGAGATGGGACTCGAAGGCCTTAGTGTGGCCGACTTGATGAAGGAAGCCGGGT encodes:
- a CDS encoding alpha/beta hydrolase — its product is MSTPSIVLVHGAWHGTWCWSSVQPALEERGFSVIAVQLPGVGAAPPGDLESDARAVRLVLDAVEGPVVVCAHSYGGIVMTEATAGAPNVVGLIYLCAFMLDVGQSLLSAVGTPPPWWSIHAEQNVIRLHEPECALYNDCTPEQTMAAMQQVRPQSLPTFAQPLRSASWHDIPSAYVVCDRDEAIPPEIQKAMATQASHVEHLDTGHSPFLSRPRELSDLIAKLAVTVLNGGGPVTNARPLAGSRR
- a CDS encoding SDR family NAD(P)-dependent oxidoreductase, encoding MGGKVALVTGVGPGTGASIVRRLAKGGYEVAMLSRTEERLLQLEKEIPGTHAFVTDVTDEAQLDATLGRIRGRWGHPYLVVHNAVSFVFGTFMEIDPAAVNRNFQTNVMALLHLARRTAPAMVEAGGGSIVVTGNTSSLRGKSTYAGFAPTKAAQRILAESIARDLWPKGVHVAHVVIDAVIDLEWTRKLHPTAPDDFFIQPDDIAEEVWHVAHQPRGSWSFNVEIRPAGEHW